CTGCAGATAAGACGCCTGATAATTAGATATGAGGTCAATAACAAAGTTCATAAATGAACAAAGACACGGTTATAAGCAAAAGGAAATTTTTATTCAACTGCACTTGATCAGCATTGTTCAAATATAATCTATCACAAACTAGTCAGTCATGTCCTCTTTGCAGTTTTAAAACTAAGACCAAGAATAGAAACTATTTTAAAGAGtacttttacacattaaagtgtgtttacaggtcttagggagtactactgcacacatgaaaaaagtagtataaagccttttgtggctccagaaggagctgcatgttatctgatatatttttcttccagtgatgatgatgaatttaACTGAGATGTCATCTTTTtaattccacacattcttctccCATTTTTAGagcctggtgcctacattacccataatgcaacactGCCCAAGGGTGAAATCACTAGAGGCAATTTCTGCAATTAaatgcagctttctctggagacacaaaagactttatacaacttttttttccacatatgcagttgTATTCCCCAAAAGCTACAAACTCTCTAATGTCTAAAATTGCccggagttaccctttaaaggcAACTGTAAATTAACTAGTACTTGCTTGTAGCATACTCTAGTTCGACACTACTTCTACGGCATGCATACAGGTTTTTGTAAGAAAATGAATCTGGGAGGTACAActgattaataaataaaatcaaaatggcaCATAAAAACCAGACAAGGACAAATATATGACATCTGAAATTCTTCAAACTTTGCACATTCTCTAAGCTCCAACAAAGTTTTAAGCGATTGCGTCATCACAGAATTACAAAATATGTCAGAAGgcaaattaataaaacaaacttgtATTACAGTTGGTAATTCAGTGCCAGTGTAGTGACAAACATCTTCACAGCTCACAGCCATATCACCTCTCATCTCGGCGACACTGGCTCACAAAGGACGCTCTTGAAATCACATTCTGCTGATCGCTGAGTTTTGACGCCGGAACAGCTCCCGGATGGGGGCTTGATGGAGAAGAAGGGCTTCCTCTTTTCCCGTAGTCTCCCTTTACGCATCTTCTCCTGTTGTTGATTTTGGCCTACACTCGTGTAAAGTGTGTCCAACAGCGGCACAGGCTCACAATCAAAATGCCAACTGAGACAGACCTGAGGAAACAGAACACGACCTGTACTTGTAAATGACCACAGCACACGTACACGCTGGACGGATGGGTGGATGTGTGAAAAACACATATGAGTAAAGCTAAGTAAATAAACTAGAAGGACAGCATGGCGCCATAGTGGTTACAGATGACCCTTGAACTGAGCAGTCATAGCTTAATTTTTCCTACTACAGCTACTCATTCATTTAAAAGTAACATGATTGTGAATTACCCAGGTTGTGTTTATCTTTTGTGGCCCAGCAGATGCTGTAGTGTTGAAGAAGTTGTTGCAACAGCTCCCGCTCATCCAGGAACTCCAGACGCTCAATTCTACAAGAAATAACATAAATGAAGGACttcattttaaacagtttttcagTCTAGCTAACGTTGTGCCGTTAGCTAGACTTCACATTTGGGGTACTACCGACtaaacagattttttaaaaatagccaAAATTAATGCGGCTGAGCTTAAGTTCCCATGGTTCAAGATCCAAAAATCTGGATGTCACACTTTACGATGGACCCCTCTGCCTGGTAATGGTGTATGGAgatggatacttctgtatcatTTGCCAAAcagctaaaaacaaaaacaaactacttTCTAGATTAAGCGTAGAAGAGGAATTATGGAGTCTGACAGCTTGAGGAAagagctgctctgtagtctctTGGTACAGCGGTGTATACTCCTGTATCGCTTGCCAGACGGTGgtagggtgaacagactgtggctgcaatgggtgttgtcttttagtatcttttgGGCTCTGTACATCTCACATACCAGATGTCACGGATTCTTGGTCGATAGGTAATAATGATGTCTGGGCAATTTTAATCACTTGCTACAGAGCCTTCCTGGCCTGGGCTATTTATAAACCATGCTAATCACATCATGTCTTCAGTCAGTATGCTTTCTACCCCGCCTTTTGAAGATGCTTACCTTGCCACATCATCCTGCGGCAGCATGCTGTAGACTGTCATCATGTCCAGAGCATCGGCATGCTCCCAGCCTGTCTTCAGAAACCGCTCCTTCTGCAAACAACACACATTGAAATACATCATGTCTGGATAttctaaacaaaaacaaacaaaaaaaaaaacccaacaaactTAAAATGTACAAGAAGCACCTGACAGTTTACCTGAGAATCCAGAGACTGGCAGATCTCCACTCCTGCCAGGGTGCACTGGCGTCGCTGCAGGTTCTCAATCATCACCTGGCCAAATCGATCGCTCATGTTCACCTGGATACACAGATCATATCGTGTATATGGAACATTACTTAGGCCACATTATTAAATCTCAGCCGAAGCCATATTCATCCACTAATTGTATATACAATGAGGAATATTAAAGTTAAGAAAAGACTTTAGACTCTAACTGAATACTGTTCAGAGAAAATACAAGTAATACACCACAGGTGCACAAAAGAGAAAACTAAAGCACTTCTTAAACATTAAAAGCATGTTAAGCTATTCTGGTAGTtgaccaaaataaaattatgatccttaaaatgaacataatatgtctcctttaggATGTGCCATGGATAACAGAAGCAAACAAcagttttctttcctctgtcccAACATAAAGTCATTTGCTTTGTTACCTGTTCGTAATTGATGAACATGGCAGTGTGGAAGGTTTCTGCTGCCCAGCGAACAAGATTGGAGGACTGGGAGGGCGTCATGTAGACCAGCACACACTCTGACACGAGCAATGTGGGTAATCTGGGAGTGATGACAAGACActtaacaacaacataacactTAGACAGACCATTCCTCTATCAAGGCAAAACAATTCTTCAAATGTGATATTTATTGGGtaatgtgagattttttttttgatctggATCTAAATGTGCATCAAAGTAAATCAGATTTGTTTCATTCAGTATCAAGTATTCAGACACCTAAGTAGATCAGAAGAGAGTCTAAAGTCATTTCCTCTGTACACACAACCCTAACACAGGATTTGCTTCAATCTGTATGGCAcaataaaactaataaaaactcTTTGTATTCTCAGATCTTGAAACTACTAACACAATAAAATACTTTATGTTCAGAGGGGAACATAACATGTTCACACTAACCTTAAGAGATGGTAGGCAGAACACAAACAAGTAATGACTCCTCTCTCCTCAACAATAAAAGCTAATAAAACCTACACATTCACACCCTGCAGCTTCCTGTGAAAGGGAGCCTCTCTCTTTGTCAAACTTCCCTGGATAAATAAACGTAATAATGTGTGAGTTATGAGCTGAGGTGAATCAGTTTGCCAGCCTGAGCTCTCCGTGCCATAGAAAACATCCTTTCATAGAAAAAAAGGATGTCTGTGCTTTCCAACATCCTTTTGTGAAAGAGCGATGCGTCTTGGTCCACTATTTCTGATAAAACTCCACCCGAAATCTTTCCCCTGGAGAGCTATATTTATGTCAGTTACAGTGGATTCCAATAATGACAAGTTACACAGTGGAAAAAATGATCAAATCAGCCGCAGAAACTTCTCACTATTTGGGTTGGTACACATGCCACCGCCTTCATTGTAGTAGCATTATTTTAGCTAAACATTCTGAGCAGAGAGATACATTTTACATCCCACGGTGTGTTGAGTGTTTGACGCTCAAAACTTACATTTTAGGTGGggtttcttttcaaatcaagGCGTAAGACATGCATCTAGATTGCAGTCATACTGACTCATTAAAttgtagccctttttacacagcgacgCCACATTATCTCCACAGCtttggttcgccaattctccgccgatggtgattcacacagagcgaagcatctccgccttaaagatGAACCGCtttgtaattcacacagaaagccggcgctgcgcctcctaaagaggcgtgtcGGTAcgcgtcatgatgatgacgtcggtgtgttttcaaggtgtttcccaagTGTACCCCagtcaatctaaacctgcacACAGTTTATAatgatatggatgctgttataaggTGTaatgattgagatcctgacccaacaaacatcctggaaagtgacgaagttacttttttaaaactgaaagctGTCGCGGGGACGGAAGTTTGACGGtcacagtgatttattttcaccacaaacactcggtgagttaaagtttttgccggtgacagatgctgtttttcgagcagaaatgtgacgaagagtgacagacacagggttcgtacacatttttcaaggtcaaattcaagcacttttcaagcacttttaagggtcatttacaaaattttccagcaccttatcgctggggtaaaatacatatctacaggaatatatatatacactcatgattattatttttttttttaactttttatcacaattatgtacattgtattatgctgtaaacatctaaaatgatgtttcatgatagcaaaaactttagaaattaaaggagaacacaaagttttatccaaaaaaaaaggaagccacttggcgttcttcaggtacacttgcaccgggacaaagagagacctgtgggcaccctgtaattttcttttttgacataaacttttataagattttcgcttattcatcatagtttattaatattgaacgtgtcatcagtccaaattgcatcaaattcaccttctccgcagccatccttctctattgctaccaggctgcatgtgtgatgatacacacacacacacacacacacacacacacacacacacacacacttattttatttctccttgtaataagaaaactatccagtctgatcctaatgttgccaagacacagagtcataatgtcaagcactttcaagcacttaaactaaaatccaagcacttttcagaccttgaaaacacaacattgaaattcaagcactttcaaggatttcaagcacccgtacgaaccctgcagacaggaggacggatgCTTCTCCACTTATAGCTGTGGTatgttttttcctcatataagttgccaaagacagttacagattttatgttactgttgtttggtcatgtgacgttgctttgtgggaaatttctctttattaagatgagtgagggacctgtgcagttatcagacagTAGATCGACACACCCCGCTCCGCGCCGCCATCTTATCTGTTCACATTGGTTCGGTTCGCCAATAATatggccctgatactacctccagaggcggatcagcgccggagcaaaatttcaccGCTcgccacatctgaaactttcacacagaggaggcggagaattggcgcaggatccccgcatgcaaacggcagtgtgaatggggctagtgacTCTGTTATCTAGACTTGCTCACATTGGGAAAACAGAGATAAGCTTCAGTTCGTGGACTTAATGAGACATACTGGCAAAACAAATGACAAGTGGCAGAGAGAAGTACACGGGACTTCTTTATTTAACTAAAATAACACCAGCTTCAGATAAAATCAAAGCATTCGCTTAGCATGAAACAAAGATGAGCTAATGTATATTAACTTACTCTGGATTAAGCTGGAACTTCTTCAGTTTTTCATCCAAATTAGAGATGTCTCTGAGGTCTGCCCCGATGATACAGAAACGGTCTGAGTCGAGGCTGTGGGCATCTTAgtatggaaaaacacaaacatacaacagAAAGAAGTTGGAAACATTACTGAACAAAGATCTTGTGACAAGAACAGTATTATTAGCTAGACCACAGAGATATTTCATTTAATGGTTGTAACTTTTGATCATTACCTAAAAGTAAGGAGTCAGTGGAGTGGGTTTCAATGAGGGGTTTGGAGAGTGGTGGTTTTGTCCtggaaaatatataaatacatcgTTACCATTCATAACCACAACTGAAAGCAACAATTAACCTTAAACTACACACCAACAAAGCACTTTATATGCTACACTCTGCTACAGACGCTTCAAACAATGTCTATCAACCACCCATAGATTGTTACTAATACATCTAATctgtacatatactgtatatatacatacactcAGTTGTTATTTTATTAGGTAAACCTCCCTAAAAATAATGCAGTCTATAAATATTTCAACTGTTCTACAGTAAATCCTACCTTGATTTAGGTTTCAGTGTTTAGATTTTGTTGAAATTATTGTATGTGTTAATCAAACTTTATAATACTATAATGTGTCGGTAGTGGTCggaaaaagcacaacaaaaattcagttttatgTTATTGACAATAGTTTATAAGAACCCaaatttttatatatatttttcggCTTAGTTTTCATGGTAGAAAATGTGATACTTACTAATACATGCACATATTGCTGCATTCTACCTACTTTTGACTGAACTACTCTTAATAATATTTATTAAGACCTTAATCTGAACACTGGTTGTTAGTAGGAATATTTCATATCTAATAAACATCCTTACATACATGACATGATAACATACAGCATAAATACAGAGCAACTGATCCTTGGACTATGTTGTACATCAGCTGTAAAGTAAGTGATGTTTCACTTCTGTTGACAAGGAGCTCTGTCTCCCTCTACAGTTTTCAACCACACATTGCAataccacaaaaataaaagacaacatCATACACTTGTGCTGCTTAATGTACCTCTTTACAGTGACAGTCACTGTAAACTGCAAACTAAAGCCTACAGTAGAAATTTGATTTTCCTTGTTATTATGCAATTATTACGTTATTATTATGTAATGAAGtctaaaaaacatcaacaaacagtTCTTAAGTTTGCAGCTGCTCTGGTGATGTACTGCCAATGGTGCAGTGGATGAGAATAAACACTACTAATAATAGCtataataactataataataacACGCTCGCCTTACTTAATATTGTGTATTTTCCTGGCCACAACTGCTGGAAAGTCGACTTCAAAGAACTTCCGTGGCAGGAGGTTTTcatcctgtaacacacacacacatatgcacgcacgcacacacgcatgcgcgcgcgcgcacacacacacacacacacacacacaaataagcaCACTGAGCACCTGTGCATTGTGTAACACTGTGAAGACAATACCATGTATTTGACACAGCTTAGTCAAATCTGACAGGAGTCACTTGATAAATCCCATTTAAACCAGTGGGCAGCTGCAAACCTTTAGTCTCCAAAATGTTGTGTCCAGTCCAGCACCCACGTTGATTACTTGACAGTCACACTCTGCCTTCCTTATAAACGCGTCGAGGAGATGGTTAACCCCTCTTACACGGGCATAGTAACCTGCCAAATGAGATGAAGGGACATTGACAtatccaaaaaacacaaatatggaGGCCTTTTTAAACATTATGACAAAGTGGGTGGGAGGATTTACTGCTGATGACTTCTTTGTAAGCACATTGTAAAGTGATGGTGTTGATGGCTGGTTATACTGACAGTCATCTTTCTGCAGACCATGTTCATTCTACATGCTGTTGATGCTGTGGCTTGTAGTACCAATTATTAACTTTATGAATTGTACAACATGAGTTACATTTGATTAAAGTAAAACTGTGTGTAAAAGAGGAGACTGTATCACTCACCTCTGTTGATTTCAGGTGCCTTCCGCTCCCCTACAGATCTTGCGAAGTACTGGATATAAGGGTCCTTCCAGTAGCTTTTACTGGTGGCAAACCTAGAATATCAATTATACATCCGATGAGAGGGTGACACGCATAATTCAAGGAATGATTTCAAAGAATCAAGACGAAGCAGAACTTTTTTTAGATGTGTGCAGTGTTTTTGCTCCATTTTTGGTGGGTTTTCTGGTTGATACTATATGTTCTGATCCATTCATATCAAACAAACTGTTCCTTAATAAATCATGCACAGAGTGTACACAGCACATTTTCATACtggtttactttgtttatattgcAGGGCACTTCTAAGCACCCTTAAATGGGCACAATGTAGTTTGGATAATacaattataatataatatttttccttaactgaataaacaagctgttctcagaggaaacttaagtccccagaacactgtttgaagctaaagaggtggcagggtccgccacatataaacaaggtaaaTCAGTATTAGATTGTGTTTCCTTTatagtcagtttgtttattcagtcaagaTAAgcgtttatttatatttttaaggcATAGCAAGTCAGTCAAAATGAAggtttctcttctgattgaaatgtTTAGACCAAAACTACATAGAGCACCTTTAAGTTACCTCAGCATGATGCCATATGACAGTAACATTAAATTATGGACTTGGCTACTGCACATCCTGCTGTCACCTTTTGCATGTGGTTGCATCGTCACAGGTCGCTCTCACTGCTTCATCCGAAGTATCCGTGTCTGTGAAGGGTTGCCGAGTAGCCATTGATGATCCTTGTCCCAACGTTATGTGgccaacatgaagaaaaaaaaaaaacctcgccCACCTGCTTTAACGATACACTGGCTAGCTGCAACAAGCTAGCTAACTGGCTAGCTCGATTTGACAGGTGGGCTTGTTATAACAAAACggggaggaagaagaataaAACCGTGAGCATTATCGGGTCACTTAACTAAGGCATGTGGAAGAAAAACTACGAGCTGGGTTAAAGTGAGCAGTATTTAAAGAGGGGGTAATGTTTTGCTGGCTAATAACAAGTTGCACGGGGCCAGAAGTGAACGGACAGTTCCGACCAGATGACACTTCCGGTCCGTATTTTTTCAGAATAAAGGCACCACAGAAAAAGCTCTCATTTGGCgcgcaaataaaataaaattagaacCAAATGCACGCGCTGCACCGTCTCAgcagtgtttgtatgtgttaaaatgtgtgtcTAAATGTCTAAGCCATGTCTGTGTTTACAATGACCATCATCTTTTGTTAGACAGATTTAGGCTTGCACTGATTGACTTTTAACCTGAAATCGATAAATATTAACCATAGATAAAGACAAAAACTTGATTAATGTCACTTTGGTTTAAGCCTGTATTTTTATTGAGTGTGTACTTTACTATTACTATTTTCAAAATAGTATAGTAGGCGTCTTCTTCACCAAATTCATGCTGTGGTAAATGGAGCTGATGCCATTCTACAGAATAATCAGAAATCAAATCACCTGAAAGAAACATCTGCAAACAGGCGACAATGATgatgaaagagaaaacaaaaaaggtgcAGAACAGTGACAGAACATCAAGCCCTATGTGAAATCTGGGATCTGAAGCCCTGCTGACATGTTCAATCGTTGATGTTTTTGAGTGGTGATGCTTCTCAGATAATTAAGACTTCATTTGTGGCATCTGAGGAGTGTGTCAGAGAGCCCGATGCAGCATGTAGAAAGTCACATGAAAGATTTGTGGAAGAAACTTCAGcagctttttcaaaaaatcaatTGGAATGGAACTGGATGTACTCACAATACTGCACAGTCATGGGTTGATTCCAGAGTGTGCAAGCAATTATTGCCATACTTTTAGCAGCTGCTGCCTAATACAATACACAttgcaacattatgtaacttgcATTTTTTAACCTTAGAATAACAGCTTCTAAATCATTTTGATAGTATACACTGTCTTGTAATAGAGTGAGTGGAGCC
Above is a genomic segment from Sparus aurata chromosome 20, fSpaAur1.1, whole genome shotgun sequence containing:
- the lcmt1 gene encoding leucine carboxyl methyltransferase 1, with amino-acid sequence MATRQPFTDTDTSDEAVRATCDDATTCKRFATSKSYWKDPYIQYFARSVGERKAPEINRGYYARVRGVNHLLDAFIRKAECDCQVINVGAGLDTTFWRLKDENLLPRKFFEVDFPAVVARKIHNIKTKPPLSKPLIETHSTDSLLLDAHSLDSDRFCIIGADLRDISNLDEKLKKFQLNPELPTLLVSECVLVYMTPSQSSNLVRWAAETFHTAMFINYEQVNMSDRFGQVMIENLQRRQCTLAGVEICQSLDSQKERFLKTGWEHADALDMMTVYSMLPQDDVARIERLEFLDERELLQQLLQHYSICWATKDKHNLGLSQLAF